The DNA region CCATGAGGGTGGGGAACGAAGAGAAAGCAACGCGGGTCCCGCGGCAGGGGAGGGCCGACTGGCTCAGGGGTGCGCGGATCGTCGGAGTGCTCGGGGTCTTCTACCGCCCGGAGGGACGGCTGGGGGAGCCGGAAGCCGTCGAATTCCTGTTGGCCGACGGGCAGTCGCTGCTCCTGACCTGCGCTTCCGACCGGACCCTGCGCGTCGGGCCCGGTGCCTGGCCACGGCTGCCCGACTGGTGCGTACCGTCGGGGCAGTGGGAGTTCGCCGCCGTGTCGAACCTCCCGGAGCCGCCCGACGGCGGCTGGACGGTCACCCGCACCGAGGAACGCGGGGACGAGAACGGTCAGGTGCGCGAGGCCATCATCCGCTGCGAGGGCGGCAGCTTCGTGGTCATCGGCGGCGACACCATGGCGATCCGCTTCACCCGGGGCCACCGCGGCGCGCCGGCGACCACCTGAGCGCGCCCCGGGACAGCCCTCAGGCGTGCGCCCCCACCGTCACCTCGCCCACCGTCAGCTCGGCGTTCCCCTCCAGCACCTCACCGACCCGTGCCACCTCCTCCTCCAGCTCCCGCAGCTGCCCGGCCGTCAGGGGTGCCAGCGGTTCCACGGTGACCGCGATCCGGCGGCCCGAACGACGCTGGTGCCACACCCCGGCGGCCGTGCCGTCGACCAGCAGCACGGGAAAGTTCCCCGCCTGGCCGCCCGACAGCGCACGGGTGTACGCCGCGCCGGGAAAGAGCCGCTCGCGCGGCTGGGACGCGATGAGGAAGGCGTCGAAGTAGGGGAGCAGCCGCACCCCGCGGACCGGCTCCGCCGAGAAGTCGGTGTCGCCCGCCACCACCCAGGCCGGGCCGCCCTCGTACGTCACCTGCTCGATCTCCCCGCGCGTGGCCGTCCCCGCGAACAGCTCCCCGGCCCAACCGCAAGGCACCGCGAGCCACTTCGCGAAGTGCGCGGGTGTCGCGGGTCCGTACGCGTGCAGATAGTGGCGTACGAGACCGGCGAGCGCCTCGGGTCCGTCCAGCGGTACGACGCCGGGGCGGGTGTAGGTGACCTTGCGGCCGCGATCCGGTGCGAAGCACAGCACGCCGCGGTGACCCGCCAGATGCATCACC from Streptomyces sp. NBC_01591 includes:
- a CDS encoding winged helix DNA-binding domain-containing protein, whose amino-acid sequence is MTSRTTTVTWTAANARRMTRQGLTAPGRLTPAEVVATLPAAHAQVLSAAELSVGLRTTGVTRTDVRDALWKDRALVKTFGPRGTVHLLPMAELPLWTGALSALPTGRNPFAKDARMTPEQVEAVLAAIEEALTGAELTVDELSEAVVERAGAWAGDLVMPAFQGMWPRWRQVMHLAGHRGVLCFAPDRGRKVTYTRPGVVPLDGPEALAGLVRHYLHAYGPATPAHFAKWLAVPCGWAGELFAGTATRGEIEQVTYEGGPAWVVAGDTDFSAEPVRGVRLLPYFDAFLIASQPRERLFPGAAYTRALSGGQAGNFPVLLVDGTAAGVWHQRRSGRRIAVTVEPLAPLTAGQLRELEEEVARVGEVLEGNAELTVGEVTVGAHA